The genomic interval CCCTGCTGGCCTTTGCGGGGATTATGTACATTCCTGCTTTGGGTTGGGAGTTCCTTGCCTCTACTCGACTCACCTCAGAGCTCAATTTCCTGCTTCAAGAGATTGATAACTGCTACCATCGAGCCGCTGAGGGCAGAGCCCCAAAGATCGAGAAGCAGATTCAGTCCAAAGGACCTGGCATAACTGAGCGGGAAAGGAGGGAGATTATAGAAAATGCAGAGAAGGAAAAGAGCCCTGAGcaaaatctttttgaaaaatatttggagAGACGAGGccaaagtaactttttagctaaGATTTACCTGGCTCGCCATCTGGCTATCATGTGCCTCAGCTCTATCCCCATTTCCTACCTGAGTGCATACTATGCCCGCCAAAGGCAGAATGAGTTCACCTGTGCACTAGGCGAGCCTCCAGATACCAGCAGCTACCCAGAGTTGAAGCTTAGAGTCAACTGCAAGCTCCCCGCTGTGCAGCTGCAGCGCATCATGGCAGTGGTGGACTTAGCGCTGCTGTGTACCATGAACTTCATCATCCTACTTAATTTGCTGCATCTGTTTGTGGTGCGTAAGTCTAACTTTGTGTTCGACAAGCTGAATAAAGTCGGAATCAAAACAAAGCGACGGTGGCAGAAGTCTCCGTTCTGTGACATCAACATTCTGGCTATGTTCTGCAATGAGAACAGGGATCACATTAAGTCACTGAACAGACTGGATTTCATCACCAACGAGAGTGATCTGATGTATGACAATGTTGTCAGGCAGCTGTTGGCTGCACTTGCACAGTCCAACCACGATGCTACACCCACTGTGAGGGAGTCTGGGATACAGACCATTGATCCCAACATGGATCCTTCGGATCTCGGGGTGGGAGACATGGCCATGGAGCCACTCGTCATCAAACGGCCCCGGAAAAAGATGAAATGGATACCGAGCTCAAACCCTCTTCCTCAGTCGTTCAAAGTAAGTCAACATCTTTCACAAACACTGTTTTTCCTTACATTTGAgcattcattacattttcacCACAAAATCATTCCAGCAGAACTGTAATGCAACTATCTTGAAAACCACCGATGCAGAATTAAAAGTGTAATAACTACATTGCAAAGGAGTACAGATCAAAGTGTTACCAGCTGAGAATACTTTGAATACCCTCACATATAGAACTCCATCTGAGGGGctaaaatgctgctgtttttggttcttgaaatgtaaatgtttaaccctccataaaaataacagaatacTACAATGTTTGTCATGAAGGAACCACTCACGCTGACCCGCTTGGAAAATAACACCAAGCCTGAAAAGCCCAAACCACTGAGACGCAAAACCATGGCAGACAGCCTCATAGCACCACTGCTGGACAGTAAAGGCACACAATATCCTTCAGCTAAAGGTATACTGAAATATCTGTGTGCCTGACATGGTAAGTTAGACCTATAGCTCTCAGCATCCTCAGTAAAGGTAAGTAAAAAGTACATACCTTTACTGAGGTAAAGTAAAGGTACATTAGTACCCTTAGGTTATTATTTTCCTGCTGTAGCATAATATCCCACAGAagggtgaaaatattttaagttttagttCTACTTCAAATTTTTAAGTTAGctattttagcaatttttaatCCATGACTTTCTATTTTCATTGAGCATAAATATTATGTTACACAGAGACCTTATTCTCTTTAACAAAcggaaaaaacagaagaacatgATATCCATGTAAGACTGTTGACTTTCATGTGTCAGCTGCTAAATAAGTTGCTATGTGCTTAAAACCTAAAACCATTTAATATGTACTGATTAAAATGACTgaattctttaaaatgttgcaggTGTTTACATGTTTAAACAGACTAAGTTCATGCTACTACTATTCATTTGTTCATAAGTTTGTTTACATGTGTTTCCATCTATTAGATACAAACACATTTGAGCTCAGGTCTCTTTAAGACACCCGCgatgaaaaaacaggaaaaaaaactaaacgaGAAAATGCTTTTGAGAATAATGgtgctgaaacaaaaatatttttctaacgCTCCACTGTACACCTAGCTTTCAAACAATCACATTAGGTTTCTTTTTAAGTCAGAGAgcttattttctcatttacagACATCAGTGGGATGGAGAAAAAGCACGCACGAAACTTCTCCCTGGACGTCCATCCATACATGCTGACAAATCGCAAGCCCAAGGTGGAGGCCTCAGTCGTTGAACCGCTGCCACCAGAGCACAATCTGGACACAGTTTACCTTGAAGGCACTCACACTATTGTTCATGTGTCTTGTGCAATGACAGGTGGGCTTTACTATAGTTTCAAATTCATTCTTAATACAGAGCCTTTTCTTATAACTCTTTGAATCTGCTACTCAATGTATGTCGCATGTCTTTTCAGAAACCAAGGTTAGCTCCCCAGTATCGACCACTTCTGCCTTTTCCACAGCAACTCTGCCCTCCACTACATACGTGAATGGGGTGAGCCCAAACCCTCCCTCTAGTGAGGATGCGCTTAGTCCCAAGTCCTCCCCTGCACAAATATTGCTTCTGCCCCCAACGGAGAACCCTGAGCCACCACTGCTGACCAAAGCCCCCACACACCAGCTCCTGAGCATTCATCACACTCTttttgaagaagaagaggacGCAGAAAACAGAAGAGGCAGGCTTGAAGAAAGACCTGGGGAGCTAATTGCTGCTGGAGAATGTTGAAAAATGTATCCGATTTCTAAGCATATGATCATGATCGCTACAATCTCCTTTTCCAAAAATTGTCCTTCTCCTCATCGCAACTTCTGTGATTGGTGGATTGTGTCGACTGACAGGATGAAATTCAACAGCACAAAGTGTGGTTGTaggaaaaagagggaaaaatgaTGATAACATATGTGTTTTTGTCATAGGAAATGATGTCACCTTCATGCCTCAGGATGACTGTGTTCAGCTGATCACCCACCAATGAAACCAGCAGTGATATATTATTCAACAGGGTGCTAAAGAGCAGGGTAAAACAGCGATGCTAAAAAAAGGTAcaaggtgaaagaaaaattaataagctttttaatataaaaatgagaGACACCTTACAAATCCATATTACCTAGAAAGACTGCATTACAGCTTAAAAAAACAGTATGTAGTTAAAACATATTAACACTTTGTCCCTTTATCCCTCTAGCCAAGTAGAAATGTAGCTCATGCAATACAGCTGTTGAGATCTGCACACTTAATATGCAAATGATCACAATATATATGTGGCAATAATATATGCGCTTTGAGCATTATACTTTACAAAAAGTGTTGGTATATGTTGGGTGTTTCAAATCTAAAATAGTTCCATGGcttatcattttcatttcaacatcGCCATTGATACTTCACTGTATGTGCACATCCTTTATAACAGCAGGACGACTTATATGATTAAGACTGTAAATGGTAACGATAGAGGtatagtgccttgcaaaagtattcataccctttaaactttttttgctaattttatttgcttcatTCCAATTTTTGTGGTAGAATAGAATGCAGAATGCAACGAAATGCACATAAGTAGAAGGAAATGGATACctgatttcaatatttttctaatCTAACATAAAAAGTGTTTCGTGAATTGGTATTCAGACTCTGAAGTCAATACTTTATAGAACCACCTTTCGCTGCAGTCACTTTATTAGCTATTACTTTGACCATcaagagattttaaatttttgcccattattctttgcaaaatagctcaaattgAGTGGAATTGGACAGACCACCTGAAGACATTAATTCCCATGACTTGTCACCATTTCTTAAATGAAGTTACTGTCGGTCAGGACTTTGATCATCACCAATGTAACTTAGGAATATGATTTGATTTGAAGCAATATGCTAAAACTGTAGCTGTATGTTTCTTGTTGATTTCCTGCTGTAAGGTTAACTTCTGTCCCAGTCTAAAATCTTTTCAGCCTTTGACAGGTCGTCTACTCGTATTAACTTTTATTGAGCAAAATTCATGTTCCCATCAACCAGATTTGTGCATGATTTATAGTTGACCTActgacagattctcccacccgAGCAGTAAATGTCTGCAGCTCTTTCAGCGCAACTATGTGCCTTTTCGCCTCTTGACTGATTAATGTCTGCCCAATTAATCCTTACTCGTCCTGTCAGATTTTCAAATGCACCATACTTTTTTCTTATTCTCAGATTATGGATTAAAAAGTGCCTGGTTGTAAGTTTGTAAAGTATATTATTTAACCTAACCCTTCTTTTTATTCCCCGCCACATTCCTGTCCCCTCTTGTGTCTGGTGCATTTCTTGGTTTAAAAAGGCCACACTTTGAtttttaggataaaaaaaaaagaaacatgtagactttttccatttcatttgaaaattatacatgactttgtgttggtcaatcacataaaatcccaataaacccactgaagtttgtgattcTAACTagataaaattgtaaaaaaaaaaatatatgaatactTTAGTGAGGCACTATGTGTTGTTAATAAACTGAGGGGAAGAGCTGGTGGCCTATGAAAAACAGGAATCAGCTCAGTTTGATAAATGAAGCTGAACTTGTTGAGGTGGTGTGATGTAATGTGAACAAAATGATCCGCAACATGTTCAACTGTTCCTT from Xiphophorus maculatus strain JP 163 A chromosome 2, X_maculatus-5.0-male, whole genome shotgun sequence carries:
- the panx2 gene encoding pannexin-2, with the translated sequence MQNILDQNLDMATALLAGEKLKELILPGSSQDEKGGALAGLMVQLKLELPFDRVVTIGTVIIPILLVTLVFTRNFAEESIYCYTPHNFTRDQALYARGYCWTELRDAIPNVQPHLWPSLFEHKFLPYALLAFAGIMYIPALGWEFLASTRLTSELNFLLQEIDNCYHRAAEGRAPKIEKQIQSKGPGITERERREIIENAEKEKSPEQNLFEKYLERRGQSNFLAKIYLARHLAIMCLSSIPISYLSAYYARQRQNEFTCALGEPPDTSSYPELKLRVNCKLPAVQLQRIMAVVDLALLCTMNFIILLNLLHLFVVRKSNFVFDKLNKVGIKTKRRWQKSPFCDINILAMFCNENRDHIKSLNRLDFITNESDLMYDNVVRQLLAALAQSNHDATPTVRESGIQTIDPNMDPSDLGVGDMAMEPLVIKRPRKKMKWIPSSNPLPQSFKEPLTLTRLENNTKPEKPKPLRRKTMADSLIAPLLDSKGTQYPSAKDISGMEKKHARNFSLDVHPYMLTNRKPKVEASVVEPLPPEHNLDTVYLEGTHTIVHVSCAMTETKVSSPVSTTSAFSTATLPSTTYVNGVSPNPPSSEDALSPKSSPAQILLLPPTENPEPPLLTKAPTHQLLSIHHTLFEEEEDAENRRGRLEERPGELIAAGEC